From the Micromonospora sediminicola genome, one window contains:
- a CDS encoding winged helix-turn-helix domain-containing protein, protein MTAPRFDELIHAPTRLSLVSLLAASDWADFRYLREQLAMSDSALSKQLSTLEQAGYVEVRKSFVGKRPRTSVRLGRAGRHAFDGHVAALQEIVARAGGSLRS, encoded by the coding sequence GTGACGGCGCCCCGATTCGACGAGCTGATCCACGCGCCGACCCGGCTGTCGCTGGTCAGCCTGCTGGCCGCGAGCGACTGGGCTGACTTCCGATACCTGCGCGAGCAGCTCGCCATGTCCGACTCGGCGCTGTCCAAGCAGCTCAGCACCCTGGAGCAGGCGGGCTACGTCGAGGTGCGCAAGAGCTTCGTGGGTAAGCGGCCGCGCACTTCCGTGCGGCTGGGACGGGCCGGCCGGCACGCCTTCGACGGGCACGTCGCGGCCTTGCAGGAGATCGTCGCGCGGGCCGGCGGCAGCCTGCGCTCGTAG
- a CDS encoding flavodoxin family protein, with protein sequence MPTLRALVLCCTLKPSPAPSSAELLGREVLTALSDHDVDGEVVRVVDHDVRFGVSTDEGDGDQWPTIREKLLAAQVLVIATPIWLGQPSSVCKMVLERLDAELSETDAQGRLRTFGKVAAVAVVGNEDGAHHVTAEVLQALNDVGFTVAASASTYWVGEAMGKTDYADAGPKPDTTGAATKALAANTAHLARLLAGHPYPAS encoded by the coding sequence GTGCCCACGCTGCGCGCTCTGGTGCTGTGCTGCACCCTGAAGCCGTCTCCTGCCCCGTCCAGCGCCGAGTTGCTCGGCCGTGAGGTGCTGACCGCGCTGAGCGATCATGACGTCGACGGTGAGGTGGTCCGCGTCGTCGACCACGACGTGCGGTTCGGTGTCTCGACCGACGAGGGCGACGGCGACCAGTGGCCGACGATCCGGGAGAAGCTGCTCGCGGCGCAGGTGCTCGTCATCGCCACGCCGATCTGGCTGGGACAGCCCTCCAGCGTGTGCAAGATGGTCCTGGAGCGCCTCGACGCGGAGCTGTCCGAGACCGACGCGCAGGGACGCCTGCGCACCTTCGGCAAGGTCGCCGCGGTCGCGGTGGTCGGCAACGAGGACGGCGCCCACCACGTGACCGCCGAGGTGCTGCAGGCACTCAACGACGTCGGCTTCACCGTCGCCGCCTCCGCGTCCACCTACTGGGTGGGTGAGGCCATGGGCAAGACCGACTACGCCGACGCCGGACCGAAGCCCGACACCACCGGCGCCGCGACGAAGGCCCTCGCCGCCAACACCGCACACCTGGCCCGGCTGTTGGCGGGGCACCCCTACCCGGCGTCCTGA